The bacterium genome has a segment encoding these proteins:
- a CDS encoding AAA family ATPase — protein MEFETTAAWWQNQRPVFLDEVLADRAAFGLDAEASPEGDLEINARALVGIANYWGKQLAEDVEDALGHSIRVNLPKAISARPDLWVDWRINEAAENGLSMRVWVNDQGAAVALRPGVNPQGWRDEVAPVLKTAEYDSCQVLGGSSSQIGEDVGLRGTNWAEFVYGRWFQREEFTDVDLAETVVETATQLKPLFDELLALAKGTQKEPPTGGDDTEPIEDLAAELLIQREFLDDVVALLEDKGQVIFYGPPGTGKTYLARELARVLAPDPGQRALVQFHPSSSYEDFFEGYRPEAVDGDMTYQLTPGPLALMAERAENFPGRQHVMIIDEVNRANLPKVLGELVAQVNDELKDALGGDDLLVGPSHFMKAGLDAEAVRRIWEYNIEPFIEDQFFGDPAEIERFRFDNVYRRYRSYSGQDELEAVQEQPATTEPSDEDDESQENQHGEAE, from the coding sequence GTGGAGTTTGAGACAACCGCCGCATGGTGGCAGAACCAGCGACCTGTATTCCTTGACGAAGTACTGGCGGATCGCGCTGCTTTCGGGCTCGACGCTGAGGCTTCCCCAGAAGGTGACCTAGAGATCAACGCCCGCGCCCTCGTAGGTATCGCCAACTATTGGGGCAAACAGCTTGCCGAAGACGTCGAAGATGCGCTCGGCCACTCAATCAGGGTGAACTTGCCAAAGGCCATTAGTGCCAGGCCCGACCTCTGGGTGGATTGGCGCATCAACGAGGCCGCTGAGAATGGGCTCAGTATGCGGGTCTGGGTAAACGACCAGGGCGCAGCCGTTGCCCTGCGCCCTGGAGTAAACCCTCAAGGCTGGAGGGACGAAGTTGCGCCGGTCCTCAAAACAGCCGAATACGACAGCTGTCAAGTTCTCGGCGGATCTAGTTCCCAAATCGGCGAGGATGTCGGACTCCGAGGGACCAACTGGGCAGAATTCGTCTACGGTCGGTGGTTCCAACGGGAAGAGTTCACAGATGTCGACTTGGCAGAGACGGTTGTCGAGACGGCTACGCAACTGAAGCCGCTGTTCGATGAGCTGTTGGCCCTCGCTAAGGGCACGCAGAAAGAACCACCCACCGGTGGCGACGACACCGAACCGATAGAGGATCTGGCTGCGGAGCTGTTGATTCAACGGGAGTTCTTGGACGATGTGGTAGCCCTGCTGGAGGACAAGGGGCAGGTGATCTTCTACGGGCCGCCGGGGACAGGGAAGACTTACCTGGCTCGGGAGCTTGCCAGGGTATTGGCCCCTGATCCGGGGCAGCGGGCGCTGGTTCAGTTCCATCCTTCTAGTTCCTACGAGGACTTCTTTGAGGGATACCGGCCCGAAGCCGTAGACGGCGACATGACTTATCAGCTCACCCCGGGTCCCCTCGCGCTCATGGCTGAACGAGCCGAGAACTTCCCTGGTCGCCAGCATGTGATGATCATCGATGAGGTCAACCGGGCCAATCTTCCCAAGGTGCTGGGCGAGCTTGTGGCACAAGTCAACGACGAACTCAAAGATGCATTAGGTGGGGACGACTTGCTTGTCGGGCCAAGCCACTTCATGAAGGCGGGCTTAGACGCCGAGGCTGTGCGGCGAATTTGGGAGTACAACATCGAACCGTTCATCGAAGACCAGTTCTTCGGCGATCCTGCGGAGATCGAGCGGTTCAGGTTTGACAATGTCTATCGGCGGTACCGCAGCTATTCGGGTCAAGACGAACTGGAGGCGGTCCAAGAACAGCCCGCAACCACCGAGCCGTCCGACGAGGACGACGAATCGCAAGAAAACCAACACGGCGAGGCGGAGTGA
- a CDS encoding aminomethyltransferase family protein, giving the protein MAGEKSYYVDSLGSIKLSPYRLNESPCAHRYVTDQTIFALYCGRLYPLKHSADEDPLPSYWKLRNGVLLYDVPEMPLEIVGPDAGRLLEKVLVCSVESLGIGRCRYALACNDDGTMVMDGVIMRLGPERFWYVKANGEFTTWLRANAFGLDAEVSDPRSQVLQIQGPKSLDVLNAAMGGGLSADFRYFRAGFFDLGGQTLWVSRTGWTGEVGIEVYTNSGPEPTDHDALWDHLFISGEPFGMEFSTSTSMGIRRIEAGILDNGSDIEPDLTPFSAGLGHFVNFDKREFIGRTALESADRSQLLFGLICPTAVPEAFMGIYFENRPVGHITVGTWSPTLEAGVGYVRFDRPLADDDWLGKTVLLQDQEGDLHESTVDLLPFIDKEKQLPRAAWGEGGQ; this is encoded by the coding sequence ATGGCAGGGGAGAAGAGCTACTACGTCGACTCGCTGGGTTCGATCAAGCTGTCCCCATATCGGCTGAACGAGTCGCCGTGCGCCCACCGGTATGTGACTGATCAGACGATTTTCGCCTTGTACTGCGGTCGCCTGTATCCCCTGAAGCATTCTGCGGACGAGGATCCGCTTCCCAGCTATTGGAAACTGCGCAATGGCGTCCTGTTGTACGACGTGCCGGAGATGCCGCTGGAGATCGTTGGACCTGACGCCGGACGGCTGCTGGAGAAGGTGCTCGTGTGCAGTGTGGAGTCGCTCGGGATAGGCCGATGCCGTTACGCACTGGCCTGCAACGACGACGGAACCATGGTGATGGACGGCGTGATAATGCGACTGGGGCCGGAGCGCTTCTGGTACGTGAAGGCCAATGGCGAGTTCACCACCTGGCTCCGAGCCAATGCCTTCGGCCTGGATGCCGAAGTCAGCGATCCGCGGTCGCAAGTGCTCCAGATCCAGGGACCGAAGTCGCTCGATGTGCTCAACGCCGCCATGGGCGGAGGCTTGTCGGCTGACTTCCGATATTTCCGCGCCGGGTTCTTCGACTTGGGCGGCCAAACCTTGTGGGTGTCTCGCACCGGTTGGACCGGAGAAGTGGGTATCGAGGTCTACACCAACAGCGGCCCGGAACCGACAGATCACGATGCGCTGTGGGATCACCTGTTCATCAGCGGCGAGCCGTTCGGCATGGAGTTCAGCACGTCCACTTCAATGGGCATCCGACGCATCGAGGCGGGGATCTTGGACAACGGCAGCGACATCGAACCGGATCTGACCCCGTTCAGTGCCGGCCTCGGCCATTTTGTCAACTTCGACAAGAGGGAATTCATCGGCCGGACCGCACTGGAATCCGCCGATCGCAGCCAACTCCTGTTCGGCCTGATATGCCCAACCGCAGTGCCAGAAGCATTCATGGGCATCTACTTCGAAAACCGCCCGGTGGGGCACATAACCGTCGGCACCTGGTCACCCACGTTGGAGGCAGGTGTGGGTTACGTCCGCTTCGACCGGCCGCTGGCTGACGACGACTGGCTAGGAAAGACAGTTCTTCTTCAAGATCAAGAGGGGGATCTGCACGAATCGACGGTGGACTTGCTGCCCTTCATCGACAAGGAGAAGCAGCTGCCCCGAGCGGCGTGGGGTGAAGGAGGCCAGTAA
- a CDS encoding LLM class F420-dependent oxidoreductase, protein MRLGIHLPQYGRAGSSEAIQQVAVRAEEIGLADVWVSDHIVYPADQGYPASYLFDPLLTLSWAASATQHIGLGTSVMVVPQYHPLHLANSLASLDQLSGGRLTVGAGVGWSAAEFSALGQDFHTRGARMDEALEIMRLVWTESPASYQGNHYQFEDIKVLPQPAHAIPIWVGGSSQPAYDRAAAVGDGFQGLSKPPEEMGEIVTGIRAQLAESRPDADFTFSYRTGWDPQGMDASQIREERDRYAEAGVEHVVSAPWRIDADAWIRSMELLVEIVEPDLVTQ, encoded by the coding sequence ATGCGGCTTGGGATTCATCTGCCTCAGTACGGTCGAGCGGGTTCATCAGAGGCGATCCAACAGGTAGCAGTGCGAGCCGAAGAGATCGGGCTGGCCGATGTGTGGGTGAGCGACCACATCGTCTATCCGGCTGACCAGGGGTATCCGGCGTCGTACCTGTTCGATCCGCTGCTCACCCTGAGCTGGGCAGCGTCGGCAACTCAGCACATCGGGCTGGGCACCAGCGTGATGGTGGTGCCCCAGTACCACCCGCTTCACCTAGCCAACAGTCTGGCCAGCCTCGACCAGCTAAGTGGCGGTCGCCTGACCGTTGGAGCTGGAGTGGGATGGTCGGCTGCTGAGTTCTCAGCACTCGGACAGGATTTTCACACTCGGGGGGCGCGCATGGACGAGGCGCTGGAGATCATGCGCTTGGTGTGGACTGAGTCCCCGGCCTCCTACCAGGGGAACCACTATCAGTTTGAAGACATCAAGGTGCTGCCCCAACCGGCCCATGCAATCCCGATTTGGGTCGGTGGCAGCAGCCAGCCGGCCTATGACCGGGCCGCCGCGGTGGGCGACGGATTTCAGGGGCTGAGCAAGCCTCCCGAGGAGATGGGAGAGATCGTGACCGGCATTCGGGCGCAGTTGGCCGAGAGTCGCCCCGACGCCGATTTCACCTTCTCATACCGCACCGGTTGGGATCCCCAGGGCATGGATGCCTCCCAAATCCGCGAGGAGCGGGACCGCTACGCCGAGGCCGGTGTGGAGCATGTGGTGTCGGCGCCGTGGAGAATTGACGCCGACGCATGGATCCGGTCGATGGAGCTATTGGTCGAAATTGTCGAGCCAGATCTCGTCACCCAGTAA